The following proteins come from a genomic window of Nitrososphaerota archaeon:
- a CDS encoding ACT domain-containing protein has product MRIYKLVQLDSRGRVIIPLNIREAIGLREGMSLMAIADIEQRQVRLIPIADPEAKLAEFQIEISDVPGSLAKIASILAECGVDLISSESRTLRRGELAEWHAIADISKCKNNIEKIKERIAKEKIVKDVKIQKFS; this is encoded by the coding sequence ATGAGAATATATAAATTAGTTCAATTAGATTCAAGGGGGAGAGTAATTATACCTTTAAACATACGTGAAGCAATTGGCTTAAGAGAAGGGATGAGTTTAATGGCTATAGCAGATATTGAGCAAAGACAAGTAAGATTAATTCCAATAGCAGATCCAGAAGCTAAATTAGCTGAATTTCAAATAGAAATATCAGATGTTCCTGGTTCTCTTGCAAAAATTGCATCTATATTAGCAGAATGTGGAGTTGATTTAATTTCTTCAGAATCTAGAACATTAAGAAGAGGAGAACTAGCTGAATGGCATGCTATAGCAGATATATCAAAATGTAAAAATAATATAGAAAAAATTAAAGAAAGAATAGCAAAAGAAAAAATTGTAAAAGATGTGAAAATACAAAAGTTTTCCTAA
- a CDS encoding ABC transporter ATP-binding protein yields MKNILILENVHKSFNGLKVVRNVSLKIKEKTITGLIGPNGSGKTTLFNLISGIYKIDNGKIFFNGERIDNLKPYEISNKGIIKSFQIPRIFKRLTILENMLIAAENIKGEKISNVFNKNNWIKIEEENIKKALNILEFLELKELKNSLPTKISGGQLKLLEIGRALMCNPRMLLLDELVAGINPLLAEKIFRKIIDLRNMFNITFFIIEHRIEFLFDFAEYIFVMDKGEIIAEGTPKEIINNERVLEAYLGEK; encoded by the coding sequence ATGAAAAATATATTAATTTTAGAAAATGTGCATAAAAGCTTTAATGGATTAAAAGTAGTGAGAAATGTATCTCTTAAAATTAAAGAAAAAACAATTACTGGTTTAATAGGACCAAATGGAAGTGGAAAAACAACTTTATTCAATCTTATTTCAGGAATTTATAAAATTGATAATGGAAAAATTTTCTTTAATGGAGAAAGGATAGATAATTTAAAACCATATGAAATATCTAATAAAGGGATTATTAAAAGCTTCCAAATTCCACGTATATTTAAAAGATTAACCATACTTGAAAATATGCTAATAGCTGCTGAAAATATTAAAGGAGAAAAAATATCAAATGTTTTTAATAAGAATAATTGGATTAAAATAGAAGAAGAAAATATAAAGAAAGCACTGAATATACTTGAATTTTTAGAATTAAAAGAATTGAAGAATTCTTTACCAACGAAAATTTCTGGAGGACAATTAAAACTTCTTGAAATTGGAAGAGCTTTAATGTGCAATCCTAGAATGCTTTTATTAGATGAATTGGTTGCAGGTATAAATCCATTATTAGCTGAAAAAATATTTAGAAAAATAATTGATTTAAGAAATATGTTCAATATTACTTTCTTTATAATAGAACATAGAATAGAATTTTTATTCGATTTTGCTGAATATATTTTTGTTATGGATAAAGGAGAAATAATTGCTGAAGGTACTCCTAAAGAAATAATAAATAATGAAAGAGTATTAGAAGCATATTTAGGAGAAAAATAG
- a CDS encoding branched-chain amino acid ABC transporter permease, with product MDIASINFLQIFFNGLITGSIYFLAALGLSLTYSLLNFPNISHAEFLAFGAYAAYISLELIGNNFLLAIIVAFILTGLLGIFSYLIVFKPLSKRKGTSMHLAIASLGYGLFLRYSMYQIYGRESLTYKIWFNAFNIGPLRVTSLWILTIATSLILVFSLHLFLKKTLIGKAMRALSNNQILAMVCGIDKEKILLLVWFIGAGLAGIGGVFRAGDTRITPILGWDLMIPIFAVVILGGIKNLYAIIASAYIIGLVENFSIILLTMFSLSTEYKVIIAFIILIAILLFKPYGLITKTGK from the coding sequence ATGGATATAGCATCGATAAACTTCCTACAAATTTTTTTTAATGGATTGATAACTGGAAGCATATACTTTTTAGCTGCTTTAGGACTTTCTTTAACATATAGCTTGCTTAATTTTCCAAATATTTCACATGCAGAATTTCTTGCATTTGGAGCATATGCTGCATATATTTCTCTTGAATTGATTGGAAATAATTTTCTTCTAGCAATTATAGTAGCTTTTATCTTAACAGGTTTGCTTGGAATATTCTCATATTTGATTGTTTTTAAACCATTATCTAAAAGAAAGGGTACTTCAATGCATCTTGCAATTGCTTCTTTAGGATATGGCTTATTCCTTAGATATTCAATGTATCAAATTTATGGAAGAGAATCATTAACATATAAAATATGGTTTAATGCTTTTAATATAGGTCCGTTACGTGTGACATCTTTATGGATTTTAACAATAGCAACATCTTTAATCCTTGTATTTTCATTACATTTATTTTTGAAAAAAACATTAATTGGGAAAGCAATGAGAGCATTATCAAATAATCAAATTTTAGCAATGGTTTGCGGAATAGATAAAGAGAAAATTTTATTGCTTGTATGGTTTATTGGAGCTGGATTGGCAGGAATTGGAGGAGTTTTTAGAGCTGGAGATACTAGAATAACTCCTATTCTTGGATGGGATTTGATGATTCCAATTTTTGCAGTAGTTATTTTAGGTGGAATAAAAAATCTATATGCTATAATAGCTTCAGCTTATATTATAGGTTTAGTAGAAAATTTTTCAATAATATTATTGACAATGTTCAGTTTATCAACTGAATATAAAGTTATAATAGCTTTTATAATCTTGATAGCTATACTTCTTTTCAAGCCATATGGATTAATTACAAAAACTGGAAAATAG
- a CDS encoding aldehyde ferredoxin oxidoreductase family protein, with product MKYYGYAGKILRINLTKRDFSIKNLEKDLMINFLGGRGFNSKRLFDEIPPKIDPLSPENKLIFSTGPLVGTMFPTASRFNVSAKSPQTNILGDSNAGGHFASEMKYAGYDQIILEGRSKEPIYLYINDDSIEFLDAKHLWGKDVYECDRIIKKDLGDKSIQTVIIGPAAENGVKFAGIFANLMRAAARTGMGTVMASKNLKAIAIKGSKSIEVANPKKFEKIIEEIEEEIYNHPQYWPRRKMGTTRILLPVNAMGFLPTRHFTSTVFEFAENVSGEKLAEEYNIKVRGCFSCILPCSRFYIIKEGKYAGLYGEGPEYEPLSSFTARVGNGNLQVALKAIDMVNKLGLDAITTAECISWAMECYEKGWLKKNDVDGLDLTWGNEEAILKLIEKISKREGFGDILADGVKKAAEKLGIGKEIAMHVKGLEIIQADPRGAKGYGLGYVVASRGADHLRSEPFMELSDDPKKGEKLFGIPEATIRLEYKGKGKLVSYCEDWCAIVDSLEVCKNVAENMEILPFDKAAEVIEAATGLKLNGNDVRKIGERIINIERAFLIREGIRKEHDTLPKRFLEEPIPSGVSKGSIFELEKMLNEYYEEREWSKKTGIPYREKLKELNLENVIEQFEKIGIEME from the coding sequence ATGAAATATTATGGATATGCAGGAAAAATTCTTAGAATAAATTTAACAAAAAGAGATTTTTCAATAAAAAATTTAGAAAAAGATTTAATGATAAATTTTTTAGGTGGTAGAGGTTTTAATTCTAAAAGGTTATTCGATGAAATCCCTCCAAAAATTGATCCTTTAAGTCCTGAGAATAAATTAATTTTTTCTACTGGACCACTTGTTGGAACAATGTTTCCTACAGCTTCCAGATTTAATGTAAGTGCAAAATCTCCTCAAACGAATATTTTAGGAGATTCAAATGCAGGTGGACATTTTGCATCTGAAATGAAATATGCTGGATATGATCAAATTATTTTAGAAGGGAGAAGCAAAGAGCCAATATATTTATACATAAATGATGATAGTATAGAATTTTTAGATGCAAAACATTTATGGGGAAAAGATGTTTATGAATGTGATAGAATTATAAAAAAAGACCTTGGAGATAAGAGTATTCAAACAGTTATTATTGGTCCTGCTGCTGAAAATGGAGTAAAATTTGCTGGAATATTTGCAAATTTAATGAGAGCTGCTGCTAGAACTGGAATGGGTACTGTAATGGCTTCTAAAAATTTAAAAGCTATAGCTATAAAAGGAAGTAAATCTATCGAAGTAGCAAATCCTAAAAAATTTGAAAAAATTATTGAGGAAATAGAAGAAGAAATTTATAATCATCCACAATATTGGCCAAGAAGAAAAATGGGTACTACTAGAATTCTTCTTCCAGTAAATGCAATGGGCTTTCTTCCAACTAGGCATTTTACTTCAACTGTTTTTGAATTTGCAGAAAATGTAAGTGGAGAAAAACTTGCAGAAGAATATAATATTAAAGTTAGAGGATGTTTTTCATGCATTCTTCCATGTAGTAGATTCTATATTATAAAAGAAGGTAAATATGCTGGTTTATATGGTGAAGGGCCAGAGTATGAACCTTTAAGTTCTTTTACTGCACGTGTAGGAAATGGAAATTTACAAGTTGCTTTAAAAGCAATAGATATGGTAAATAAACTTGGTTTAGATGCAATAACAACAGCTGAATGTATTTCATGGGCAATGGAATGTTACGAAAAAGGATGGCTTAAGAAAAATGATGTGGATGGATTAGATTTAACATGGGGAAATGAAGAAGCTATTTTAAAACTTATAGAAAAAATTAGTAAAAGAGAAGGGTTTGGAGATATTTTAGCAGATGGAGTAAAAAAAGCTGCGGAAAAACTTGGAATAGGGAAAGAAATAGCTATGCATGTTAAAGGTTTAGAAATTATACAAGCAGATCCAAGAGGAGCAAAAGGTTATGGATTAGGATATGTTGTAGCAAGTAGAGGAGCAGACCATCTTAGGTCAGAACCATTCATGGAATTAAGTGATGATCCAAAGAAAGGAGAAAAACTTTTTGGTATTCCTGAAGCAACAATAAGATTAGAATATAAAGGTAAAGGGAAACTTGTAAGTTATTGTGAAGATTGGTGTGCAATTGTAGATTCTCTTGAAGTATGTAAAAATGTAGCTGAAAATATGGAAATACTGCCTTTTGATAAAGCTGCAGAAGTTATAGAAGCAGCTACTGGTTTAAAATTAAATGGAAATGATGTTAGAAAAATAGGAGAAAGGATAATAAATATTGAAAGAGCATTTCTTATTAGAGAAGGGATAAGAAAAGAGCATGATACTTTACCTAAAAGATTTTTAGAAGAACCTATTCCAAGTGGAGTATCTAAAGGATCAATATTTGAACTTGAAAAAATGTTAAACGAATATTATGAAGAAAGGGAATGGAGTAAAAAAACAGGAATTCCATATAGAGAAAAATTAAAAGAATTAAATTTAGAAAATGTAATAGAACAATTTGAGAAAATTGGAATAGAAATGGAATAA
- a CDS encoding 4Fe-4S dicluster domain-containing protein — translation MKKIFIDAFKCAGCKYCELSCSFYHEGKFNPKLSRIRIFKEDEYGIDNPILCSLCSYCPCINICPTNAFYRNEKGFMEINIEKCIKCYKCIESCFFGAVFLHIEKNIPIVCNLCNGDPQCVKKCPTKAIVFLEPNEFAKKKNYEYSRIVYQDFLNKHGIKIKSD, via the coding sequence ATGAAGAAAATATTTATTGATGCGTTTAAGTGTGCTGGTTGCAAATATTGTGAACTTTCATGCTCTTTTTATCATGAAGGAAAATTTAATCCAAAATTATCAAGAATAAGAATTTTTAAAGAAGATGAATATGGAATAGATAATCCAATTTTATGTAGTTTATGCTCATATTGTCCATGTATAAATATTTGCCCAACAAATGCTTTTTATAGAAATGAAAAAGGTTTTATGGAAATAAATATTGAAAAATGTATAAAATGCTATAAATGTATTGAATCATGCTTTTTTGGAGCAGTTTTCCTTCATATAGAGAAAAACATTCCAATTGTATGCAATTTATGCAATGGAGATCCACAATGTGTTAAAAAATGTCCTACAAAAGCAATTGTTTTTTTAGAACCTAATGAATTTGCTAAAAAGAAAAATTATGAATATTCAAGAATTGTTTATCAAGATTTCCTTAATAAACATGGAATAAAGATTAAAAGTGATTAA
- a CDS encoding MBL fold metallo-hydrolase — translation MSVLYNHGLIIKNNEYKIAFDLKKTNNYKYDYIFVSHAHSDHIQAIKKNKCYMTEETRRLAETYVGWIWNYNKIKFGEKIKINDKVRIKIFDAGHILGSAQFLLETPEETILYTGDINVYDTIISKSAETIEADTLIIDSTYGNEKYIFPNRQLIYAKIINWIKEIINNGAMPAFNVYPVGKSQEIISLINECMNVPVIVSKHVFEASKIYGNFLKKIDCINISSKEGKEILKNGEIVLISEKILNPNINRKIFWAKATGWALKYKFKKYNISFPLSSHSDYKGLMYYIENVKPKKIYTIYGYSDYFSRILNRLGYFAKSIY, via the coding sequence TTGAGTGTCCTTTATAACCATGGCTTAATCATTAAAAATAATGAATATAAAATAGCTTTTGATTTAAAGAAGACAAATAATTATAAATATGATTATATTTTTGTAAGTCATGCTCATAGTGATCATATTCAAGCAATTAAGAAAAATAAATGTTACATGACTGAAGAAACACGTAGATTAGCTGAAACCTATGTTGGATGGATATGGAATTATAATAAGATAAAATTTGGAGAAAAAATAAAAATAAACGATAAAGTAAGAATTAAAATATTCGATGCAGGACATATTTTAGGTTCTGCTCAATTCCTTTTAGAAACGCCTGAAGAAACAATCTTATATACAGGAGATATAAATGTTTACGATACAATTATAAGTAAAAGTGCTGAAACAATCGAGGCAGATACATTAATAATAGATTCTACTTATGGAAATGAAAAATATATCTTTCCAAATAGACAACTTATATATGCTAAAATAATCAATTGGATTAAAGAAATTATTAATAATGGAGCAATGCCTGCTTTTAATGTTTATCCTGTTGGAAAATCTCAAGAAATAATTTCTTTAATAAATGAATGTATGAATGTGCCTGTAATAGTTAGCAAGCATGTTTTTGAGGCTTCAAAAATATATGGAAATTTTCTTAAAAAAATTGATTGTATAAATATTTCTTCTAAAGAAGGGAAAGAAATATTAAAAAATGGAGAAATAGTTCTTATAAGTGAGAAAATACTTAATCCTAATATTAATAGAAAAATTTTTTGGGCAAAAGCAACAGGATGGGCTTTAAAATATAAATTTAAAAAATATAATATATCTTTTCCATTAAGCAGTCATTCAGATTATAAAGGGCTAATGTATTATATAGAAAACGTTAAACCTAAGAAGATATATACAATTTATGGTTATAGCGATTATTTTTCACGTATTTTAAATAGATTAGGATATTTTGCTAAATCAATTTATTAG
- the hisG gene encoding ATP phosphoribosyltransferase, with product MAKVRFAIPKGSLEAGTYKILERAGYEISGSERTYKPTINDPNISVKILRPQEIPILVSEGIIDIGITGEDWILETETNVEILLKLGYGKVDIALIVPKSWNRINSLSDLIMNFYNERKNIRISTEYLNIASKFISENETYKKIFRKEKPTIITPWWKKGNNKNVTILLSFGATEAKPPEDADAIIDAVETGITIEKNNLKIIEKIMESQAVLIASKNSLKNNEKREKIYDVLTLLKGVVEGKQKLHIFVNVKEENLPILLKSLPALKSPTISKLSIKGWYAVNTVIDKSLFIEILPKIRKIAQGLVIHEPKQVLSLDEIYEKKSEE from the coding sequence TTGGCTAAAGTAAGGTTTGCAATACCTAAAGGTTCTCTTGAAGCTGGAACTTATAAAATTCTTGAAAGAGCAGGATATGAAATATCTGGAAGTGAAAGAACTTATAAACCTACTATTAATGACCCGAATATTTCAGTGAAAATACTTAGACCGCAAGAAATACCAATACTTGTTTCTGAAGGAATTATAGATATTGGTATAACTGGCGAGGATTGGATTCTTGAAACTGAAACAAATGTTGAAATTTTACTAAAATTAGGATATGGAAAAGTTGATATTGCATTAATTGTTCCTAAATCTTGGAATAGAATAAATTCTCTATCAGATTTAATAATGAATTTTTATAATGAAAGAAAAAATATTAGAATTTCAACAGAATATCTTAATATAGCTTCAAAATTCATTTCAGAAAATGAAACTTATAAAAAAATTTTTAGAAAAGAAAAACCTACAATAATAACTCCTTGGTGGAAGAAAGGAAATAATAAAAATGTAACTATTTTATTATCTTTTGGAGCAACTGAAGCTAAGCCTCCTGAAGATGCTGATGCAATAATTGATGCTGTTGAAACAGGAATTACAATTGAGAAAAATAATTTAAAGATTATTGAAAAAATAATGGAATCTCAAGCAGTATTAATAGCTAGTAAAAATTCTCTTAAAAATAATGAAAAAAGAGAGAAAATTTATGATGTATTAACACTTCTTAAAGGTGTAGTTGAAGGAAAACAGAAATTACATATATTTGTGAATGTTAAAGAAGAAAATTTACCTATTTTATTAAAAAGCTTGCCTGCACTTAAAAGTCCAACAATTTCAAAACTTTCTATTAAAGGATGGTATGCTGTTAATACTGTTATAGATAAATCATTATTTATTGAAATACTTCCAAAAATAAGAAAAATAGCTCAAGGGCTTGTTATACATGAACCAAAACAAGTTCTTTCATTAGATGAAATATATGAAAAGAAGAGTGAAGAATAG
- a CDS encoding DUF72 domain-containing protein, protein MTRFLFGTSGWSYKDWIGILYENDNENKLLKYSSIFDTAEIDSTFYSYPSERVIKYLNNYTREDFIFTAKIPKIITHKKKLDINQGIEEDLLKFCDLMKTLQKSEKLGCLLFQLPPKLDLNLDKFEKFLKILPKDFRYAIEFRSEKFLKDEVFKILSDYDIAYTIVDEPLLPPIIKVTTDFTYIRWHGRGKKPWYNYHYKEEELKDWVPKIKELQGKVEKVYGFFNNHFHGYAVHNCLQMLGMLNISTSKQKELKEKLDKYLEIKKEEIYVPKITSFTSAFSKEDLEKMKFNELLGILIDKARMKKISEIMDEDVKILRMENEAIEALVKEYHVTIDLNKKVLLHDCADWSRVSQSKMFCKHLGKLFLLLPKEKAEEILRKIIFNIGEWEFKPYIK, encoded by the coding sequence ATGACTAGATTCTTATTTGGTACTTCAGGATGGAGTTATAAAGATTGGATTGGAATTTTATATGAGAATGATAATGAAAATAAACTTTTAAAATATAGTTCAATATTTGATACTGCAGAAATAGATTCTACTTTTTATTCTTATCCTTCTGAAAGAGTTATTAAATATCTTAATAATTATACAAGAGAAGATTTTATTTTTACTGCAAAAATCCCTAAAATTATAACTCATAAAAAGAAATTGGATATAAATCAAGGTATTGAGGAAGATTTATTAAAATTTTGTGATTTAATGAAAACTCTTCAAAAATCTGAAAAATTAGGTTGCTTACTTTTTCAACTTCCTCCAAAGCTTGATTTAAATTTAGATAAATTTGAGAAATTCCTTAAAATATTGCCTAAAGATTTTAGATATGCTATAGAATTTAGAAGTGAAAAATTTTTAAAAGATGAAGTTTTTAAAATTTTAAGTGATTATGATATTGCTTATACTATTGTAGACGAGCCACTTTTACCTCCTATAATAAAAGTTACTACAGATTTTACTTATATTAGATGGCATGGTAGAGGAAAAAAGCCGTGGTACAATTATCATTATAAAGAAGAAGAATTGAAAGATTGGGTTCCAAAAATAAAAGAGTTGCAAGGAAAAGTTGAAAAAGTATATGGTTTCTTTAATAATCATTTTCATGGATATGCTGTTCATAATTGTTTACAAATGCTAGGAATGCTAAATATCTCGACATCTAAACAAAAAGAATTAAAGGAAAAACTTGATAAATATTTAGAAATTAAAAAAGAAGAAATTTATGTGCCTAAAATAACTTCTTTTACTTCTGCTTTTTCTAAAGAAGATTTAGAAAAAATGAAATTTAATGAATTATTAGGAATATTAATAGATAAAGCTAGAATGAAAAAAATAAGTGAAATAATGGATGAAGATGTTAAAATATTGCGTATGGAAAATGAAGCGATAGAAGCTTTAGTAAAAGAATATCATGTTACAATAGATCTTAATAAAAAAGTTTTACTTCATGATTGTGCTGATTGGAGTAGAGTTTCGCAATCTAAAATGTTTTGTAAACATTTAGGGAAATTATTCCTTTTATTACCTAAAGAGAAAGCAGAAGAAATTTTAAGAAAAATAATATTTAATATAGGAGAATGGGAATTCAAACCATATATCAAATAA
- a CDS encoding ABC transporter substrate-binding protein, which yields MFSRKENIKILAIALIFFILGILVGYYAILQQTTYVLPKEIGEIKIGVMLPLSGELGPIGSKMLNGAILAAKIINDTGGINGKFIKIVAEDTLALPEKAIEAAKKLIEIEGVKVIVGPATSTEVLAISKYVNDREVVLISMSATAAKISELGNDYVFRVVASDILQTKAIASIIEEKGYKKIVTFVVANDYGIGLEEGLKKLLGERIALNIRYDPAKGDYRTELMQVASINPEAIFYALWVESGKIVFKQALDMGLENIPTLGGEGMADVAFFEDEKAAEYILKTGLMGTKPSSPKGTLGYSIFYEEYKKYFKEEPSLFCDYTYDATMLAALSIAKASAYNGYEIKKALEVVSKYYVGATGHKAFDENGDVILVDYEIWRVSKIDGKYSFDTIGSWNIVQGLMMKKG from the coding sequence ATGTTTTCTAGAAAAGAAAATATAAAAATATTAGCAATTGCTTTGATTTTCTTTATACTAGGAATTTTAGTAGGATACTATGCTATTTTACAGCAAACCACATATGTTTTACCTAAGGAAATTGGAGAAATAAAGATAGGTGTAATGCTTCCATTAAGTGGTGAACTTGGACCTATTGGAAGCAAAATGCTTAATGGAGCAATATTAGCAGCTAAAATAATAAATGATACAGGAGGAATAAATGGGAAATTCATTAAAATAGTTGCAGAAGATACTTTAGCTCTTCCAGAAAAAGCAATAGAAGCAGCTAAAAAGCTTATAGAAATAGAAGGAGTAAAAGTAATAGTTGGTCCTGCAACAAGTACTGAAGTATTAGCTATTTCAAAATATGTTAATGATAGAGAAGTAGTATTAATTTCAATGTCTGCTACAGCTGCAAAAATAAGCGAACTTGGAAATGATTATGTATTTAGAGTTGTTGCAAGTGATATTCTACAAACTAAAGCAATAGCAAGCATAATAGAAGAGAAAGGATATAAAAAGATTGTAACATTTGTTGTTGCAAATGATTATGGCATAGGTCTTGAAGAAGGATTGAAAAAATTGCTTGGAGAAAGAATTGCATTAAATATTAGATATGATCCAGCAAAAGGAGATTATAGAACAGAATTAATGCAAGTAGCTTCAATTAATCCCGAAGCAATTTTCTATGCTTTATGGGTTGAGAGTGGGAAAATTGTTTTCAAACAAGCTCTTGATATGGGTTTAGAAAATATACCTACACTTGGAGGTGAAGGAATGGCTGATGTAGCTTTCTTTGAAGATGAAAAAGCTGCTGAATATATTTTAAAAACTGGTTTAATGGGAACTAAGCCTTCTTCTCCTAAAGGAACACTTGGATATAGTATATTCTATGAAGAATATAAGAAATACTTTAAAGAAGAACCTAGTTTATTCTGCGATTATACTTATGATGCTACAATGCTTGCAGCATTGTCTATTGCTAAAGCAAGTGCTTATAATGGATATGAAATCAAGAAAGCTTTAGAAGTTGTATCAAAATATTATGTAGGTGCTACTGGACATAAAGCATTTGATGAAAATGGAGATGTAATTCTTGTAGACTATGAAATATGGAGAGTTTCTAAGATTGATGGAAAATATTCTTTTGATACAATTGGCTCATGGAACATTGTACAAGGATTGATGATGAAAAAGGGATAG
- a CDS encoding branched-chain amino acid ABC transporter permease, whose protein sequence is MIAFLLDTFIWIALYSILALSLSIEYGFTGIVNFGKALFFMIGAYVSAIVTLNGLNYFIGLLFAILFSALIGLISSIPMIKVKEDYFAIITLALSECIRIILKNEYWIAGGPIGLKNIPSAFPLKNLSYEIFLILNLFLVIGILLSFHLIVKILTNSPYGRILKAIREDETLTQILGKNTFKYKAQIFIIGSAMAGAAGSFLSQYVGYISTDLFLSTTTFTIWIMCIIGGPSNINGAIIGAFIMRGIERGTRILKDYTNIPIDPNNFMFIITGILMVLFIMHKPEGIMKEKRMKVE, encoded by the coding sequence ATGATTGCTTTCCTTTTAGATACTTTTATATGGATTGCTTTATATTCTATTTTAGCTCTTAGCTTAAGTATTGAGTATGGTTTTACTGGAATAGTCAATTTTGGCAAAGCATTATTTTTCATGATTGGAGCATATGTTTCAGCCATTGTAACATTGAATGGATTAAATTATTTTATAGGATTATTATTTGCTATTTTATTTTCAGCTTTAATAGGTTTAATATCATCTATTCCAATGATTAAAGTTAAAGAAGATTATTTTGCTATTATAACATTAGCTTTAAGCGAATGTATTAGAATAATATTAAAAAATGAATATTGGATTGCTGGAGGACCAATAGGTTTAAAAAATATTCCATCAGCTTTTCCATTAAAAAATTTAAGCTATGAAATATTCTTAATCTTAAATTTATTCTTAGTAATTGGAATATTATTATCTTTTCATTTAATTGTAAAAATATTAACAAATTCACCTTATGGACGTATATTGAAAGCAATAAGAGAAGATGAAACATTAACTCAAATTCTTGGTAAAAATACATTCAAGTATAAAGCTCAGATATTTATAATAGGTTCTGCTATGGCAGGAGCTGCTGGTAGCTTTTTATCACAATATGTTGGATATATAAGCACAGACTTATTTTTATCAACTACAACTTTCACTATATGGATAATGTGTATCATAGGTGGACCATCAAATATTAATGGAGCTATAATCGGAGCTTTTATTATGAGAGGAATTGAGAGAGGAACGAGAATATTGAAAGATTATACAAATATACCAATCGACCCAAATAATTTTATGTTTATAATAACAGGTATTTTAATGGTTCTATTCATTATGCATAAGCCTGAAGGCATAATGAAAGAGAAAAGAATGAAGGTTGAATAA